The following are encoded together in the Candidatus Hydrogenedentota bacterium genome:
- a CDS encoding SIS domain-containing protein has translation MYKLAEIHAGVSSVQEYVNAYSQRLFDIMNQLDKDAIAATVAAVEQCSKNGNTLFSMANGGSAASASHLVNDLVAGCFIEDQPRLRTLCLSDNIATVTALGNDAGFDHIFSHQLRVHMRPGDVVIAMSCSGNSENLIQAVDYANANGATTIGYCGFDGGRLAEKCQIKVLIPATKDEYGPVEDVFNILGHILITWIAMSRGKHLHH, from the coding sequence TTGTACAAGTTAGCCGAAATCCACGCCGGTGTTTCCAGCGTGCAGGAATATGTCAACGCCTATTCGCAGCGCCTCTTCGACATCATGAACCAGCTCGACAAAGACGCCATCGCCGCCACCGTCGCTGCCGTTGAACAATGCAGCAAGAACGGCAATACCCTCTTCAGCATGGCCAACGGCGGCAGCGCGGCCTCCGCGTCCCACTTGGTCAATGACCTCGTCGCGGGTTGCTTTATCGAAGATCAGCCCCGCCTGCGCACCCTGTGCCTCAGCGACAATATCGCCACGGTCACCGCCCTGGGCAACGACGCCGGCTTTGACCACATCTTCTCCCACCAGCTTCGCGTCCACATGCGCCCCGGCGACGTGGTCATCGCCATGTCGTGCAGCGGCAACAGCGAAAACCTGATCCAAGCGGTGGACTACGCCAACGCCAACGGCGCCACCACCATCGGCTATTGCGGCTTTGACGGCGGTCGCCTGGCCGAAAAGTGCCAGATCAAGGTGCTGATCCCCGCCACGAAGGACGAGTACGGTCCTGTGGAAGATGTGTTCAATATCCTCGGCCATATCCTGATTACCTGGATCGCCATGTCGCGCGGGAAGCACCTGCACCACTGA
- a CDS encoding N-acetyltransferase — translation MVRKPKLTEVVAIKALIDAAVAQGSVLPRELSELYENVRDFYVYIDEEGLGGCVALHIDMVDLAEVRSLVVAEGRRGRGIGEQLVKAVLGEAQGLNIARVYALTRVPQFFLKINFREVDKLELPYKVFKDCMRCRLFPGCDEVAMVCDLPVTSESAEAAGLTLAARE, via the coding sequence ATGGTACGCAAACCAAAATTAACCGAAGTTGTCGCAATCAAGGCCCTGATCGACGCTGCAGTGGCCCAGGGCAGCGTCTTGCCCCGCGAACTTTCGGAGCTGTATGAAAACGTTCGGGATTTCTACGTCTATATCGATGAGGAAGGCCTGGGCGGCTGTGTCGCGCTGCACATCGACATGGTGGATCTGGCAGAGGTGCGTTCACTGGTGGTGGCGGAAGGCCGCCGCGGGCGCGGCATTGGCGAGCAGTTGGTAAAGGCGGTGCTGGGCGAGGCGCAGGGGCTGAATATAGCCCGGGTCTACGCGCTCACCCGCGTGCCCCAGTTCTTTCTCAAAATAAACTTTCGCGAAGTGGACAAGCTCGAGCTGCCCTACAAAGTCTTCAAGGACTGTATGCGGTGTCGGCTTTTCCCCGGATGCGACGAAGTGGCCATGGTGTGTGATTTGCCCGTCACGAGCGAATCCGCGGAGGCGGCCGGGCTTACGCTGGCGGCCAGGGAGTAA
- a CDS encoding Gfo/Idh/MocA family oxidoreductase, protein MTATPQIRAAIIGLGKMGQLRTRELLAREDVEICCGYDPAPESFRAQHPGIPCVSAIEDMLTPGVDVVWVCTPNAITPGMVVAALEAGKHVFCEKPPGRSVSDIQRIREAEAAHPGQKLAFGFNHRFHAGILEAHRLASSGRLGEILWIRGIYGKAGGADAWRGDRAMAGGGILLDQGIHLLDLCEMFLGDIVEVKSMVASTGGAKGMEDNAFALLRDGSGRIAQIHSSATQWKHRFSFEVYLSGGYLSVNGILTSTRSYGDETLTVARRSALPGPPTEETIYFDEDPSWAAEIDAFLRCVRDDSPVISGSSLQALRAMELVHDIYRGDESFANR, encoded by the coding sequence ATGACCGCAACACCCCAAATACGCGCCGCCATCATCGGCCTGGGCAAGATGGGCCAGCTCCGCACGCGCGAACTGCTCGCGCGGGAAGACGTGGAAATCTGTTGCGGTTATGACCCCGCGCCGGAAAGCTTTCGGGCGCAACACCCCGGTATCCCGTGTGTCTCTGCAATCGAAGATATGCTCACGCCGGGCGTGGATGTCGTCTGGGTTTGCACGCCCAATGCCATCACGCCCGGCATGGTTGTCGCCGCGCTCGAAGCGGGCAAGCACGTTTTCTGCGAGAAGCCTCCAGGCCGCTCGGTGTCCGATATCCAGCGCATCCGCGAGGCCGAAGCGGCCCACCCCGGCCAGAAACTCGCCTTCGGCTTTAACCACCGATTTCATGCCGGCATTCTGGAAGCCCACCGGCTCGCATCCAGCGGCCGTCTGGGCGAAATCCTCTGGATCCGCGGAATCTATGGCAAGGCGGGCGGCGCGGATGCCTGGCGTGGTGATCGCGCAATGGCGGGCGGCGGCATCCTCCTCGATCAGGGCATCCACCTCCTCGATCTCTGCGAGATGTTCCTGGGCGACATCGTGGAGGTGAAAAGCATGGTCGCCAGCACGGGAGGTGCCAAGGGCATGGAGGACAACGCCTTTGCTTTGCTGCGGGATGGCAGCGGGCGTATCGCCCAAATCCACAGCTCCGCCACGCAATGGAAGCATCGCTTCAGCTTCGAGGTTTATCTGAGCGGCGGTTACCTGTCCGTCAACGGCATCCTCACGAGCACCCGCAGTTACGGCGACGAGACGCTCACCGTTGCCCGGCGCTCGGCCCTGCCGGGACCACCCACGGAAGAAACCATCTACTTCGATGAGGACCCGAGTTGGGCGGCCGAGATCGACGCCTTTCTGCGATGTGTTCGCGACGACAGCCCGGTTATTTCGGGCAGTTCACTGCAAGCCCTGCGTGCCATGGAGCTCGTCCACGACATTTACCGCGGCGACGAATCGTTCGCGAATAGATAA
- a CDS encoding outer membrane lipoprotein carrier protein LolA codes for MGAALLVLAASLCADQPDFDAFFKEFAAKRANVQVLQADIVEYTSQFEEVTNRNGRVVFGKPRRIVFRYTEEDPVMLIDDRRVYEFDPQEEQLQIYDIEDSPEASIFFLGFDNDAGALREAYDVHLFTVENEQGNQGIKITPFKENMDNAPFQEVSIYLRTEDFLPYRIHITFDDETRMWTEFSNYKVNKGLEPSETQIRIPAGTRVIENGEVTIHSVPDGGQLMPPEAIDTGKPADAPADAPATPDKAEQPATTPPALVQEKELPAP; via the coding sequence ATGGGTGCAGCCCTGTTAGTCCTGGCGGCCTCGCTTTGCGCGGACCAGCCGGATTTCGACGCCTTCTTCAAGGAATTTGCGGCCAAGCGGGCCAACGTTCAGGTCCTCCAGGCGGATATTGTGGAGTACACTTCCCAGTTTGAAGAGGTGACGAACCGCAATGGTCGCGTGGTCTTCGGCAAGCCCCGCCGCATCGTCTTCCGCTATACCGAAGAAGATCCCGTCATGCTCATTGATGATCGACGGGTCTATGAGTTCGATCCTCAGGAAGAGCAGCTCCAGATCTATGATATCGAAGACAGCCCCGAGGCCAGCATTTTCTTCCTGGGCTTCGACAACGACGCGGGTGCACTGCGCGAGGCCTACGATGTCCACCTGTTTACCGTCGAGAACGAACAGGGCAATCAGGGCATCAAGATAACGCCTTTCAAAGAGAACATGGACAACGCGCCGTTCCAGGAGGTGAGCATCTACCTGCGCACGGAGGACTTCCTCCCCTACCGCATCCACATCACCTTCGACGATGAAACACGCATGTGGACGGAGTTCAGCAATTACAAGGTGAACAAAGGTCTGGAGCCTTCAGAAACCCAGATCCGCATCCCCGCGGGCACCCGCGTGATCGAGAATGGCGAAGTGACCATCCATTCCGTGCCCGACGGCGGCCAGTTGATGCCGCCCGAGGCCATCGACACGGGCAAGCCCGCCGATGCGCCCGCCGATGCGCCCGCCACGCCCGACAAAGCGGAGCAACCCGCGACGACGCCCCCCGCGCTGGTACAGGAAAAGGAACTGCCCGCACCATGA
- a CDS encoding DivIVA domain-containing protein codes for MEKNNIMDEVLGDTLTLNTSDLYSADFRTTFRGFDKTQVTSLLERAADAFDQLQRQVEELKKTTEAQKEQIVRYEAMEQTLVEALANAQKLGENTIEQARREAELIREDARLAREAALNNAGAVPEALRDEVNHLRAMRKRLKADLRAVLDIHGALLRGDGESKLEFERFAPADGAAYLIGGGEYDQETAPAHGHDADITVIEPDHEETGYRREE; via the coding sequence ATGGAAAAGAACAACATCATGGACGAGGTGCTGGGCGATACCCTCACCCTGAACACCAGCGACTTGTACAGCGCCGATTTCCGGACGACCTTCCGCGGTTTTGACAAGACGCAGGTGACCTCCCTGCTGGAGCGGGCGGCGGACGCCTTTGACCAACTCCAGCGCCAGGTGGAAGAACTGAAGAAGACGACGGAGGCGCAGAAGGAACAGATTGTGCGCTATGAGGCGATGGAGCAGACGCTGGTGGAAGCGCTCGCCAACGCCCAGAAACTGGGCGAGAACACCATTGAGCAGGCGCGGCGCGAGGCGGAGCTGATCCGCGAGGACGCGCGTCTGGCCCGCGAGGCGGCGCTGAATAACGCCGGGGCGGTGCCGGAAGCGCTCCGCGATGAAGTGAATCACCTGCGGGCCATGCGCAAGCGACTGAAGGCCGATTTGCGGGCGGTGCTGGATATCCACGGCGCGCTGCTCCGCGGCGACGGCGAGTCCAAGCTGGAGTTCGAGCGATTCGCTCCCGCGGATGGCGCGGCCTATTTGATCGGTGGCGGTGAATACGATCAGGAAACTGCCCCGGCACACGGCCACGATGCGGACATCACCGTGATCGAGCCCGACCACGAAGAAACCGGCTACCGCCGGGAGGAGTAA
- the maf gene encoding septum formation protein Maf: MRPLILASGSPRRQSLLGALGVEFRVVTSNAHEPNTGDTPAEIVIKNAIIKRDDVAATTSEPAIIIAADTLVFYEEHVLPKPVDLDDARRMLRLLSGKTHQVLTGLALVDTVTGQTVEGAETTDVTFRDLSDDEIEHFVHIVEPLDRAGAYTVDGPGTLIVASYRGCYQNVLGLPMVRLYGLMGKLGVDLFAAMDKEGARFL, from the coding sequence ATGAGGCCGTTAATCCTCGCCTCTGGATCACCCCGGCGCCAGAGCCTTCTGGGCGCCCTCGGGGTGGAGTTTCGCGTTGTCACCAGCAACGCCCACGAACCCAACACGGGCGACACACCGGCGGAAATTGTCATTAAGAACGCCATCATCAAGCGGGACGATGTGGCGGCAACGACCTCGGAACCCGCCATCATCATCGCTGCCGACACGCTGGTCTTCTACGAAGAACATGTGCTGCCCAAACCGGTGGATCTCGACGACGCGCGCCGCATGCTGCGGCTGCTTTCGGGTAAGACGCATCAGGTTCTCACGGGGCTGGCCCTTGTCGATACGGTGACCGGCCAGACCGTGGAAGGTGCCGAGACGACCGATGTGACCTTTCGCGACTTGAGCGATGACGAGATCGAACATTTTGTGCACATCGTGGAACCGCTGGACCGCGCGGGAGCCTACACGGTGGACGGACCGGGCACGCTGATCGTGGCGTCCTACCGGGGATGCTACCAGAATGTACTGGGACTGCCCATGGTCCGGCTCTACGGTCTCATGGGCAAGCTGGGGGTGGACTTGTTCGCCGCGATGGACAAAGAAGGCGCAAGGTTTCTTTAG
- a CDS encoding PLDc N-terminal domain-containing protein translates to MIYLLEHSIAVVSFLLAIVLLTDVFRNNRQPSGTMAWAMAIVLIPYVGVPLYILFGGRKFRMVRERKADLFDAGAGTPSVPMAPLCLADRVLRSGSMPPPRAGHQVEIHFNGETAFHELIALMERAKHSIHVTTFILGRDEVGRAIVDVLARKAQEGVEVRLLLDSLGSTWTRRGFVKPLLEAGGAVGHFLPVLPVRRRWSANLRNHRKLVVVDNASAMVGGMNLSTLFMGPEPSPTRFRDASVFLSGPAVCDVQDIFLNDWQYATGVEQESIAVSLPACPVEGSSIVQVAASGPDCPDDTMHDALVSAIGGVEERVWIVTPYFVPDEHLLKALALQARMGRDVRIVIPRRSNHRIADWARRPSLRRLHEAGARVYAYPRGMIHTKLLLFDASLAVSGSPNLDMRSMYLNFEIALFHHSADEIRAIEGWFEGMFPECETWLPKPLTLAREWAEGICRLVSPLL, encoded by the coding sequence GTGATATACCTTCTCGAACATTCCATCGCCGTGGTCAGTTTCCTTCTCGCGATTGTGCTGCTGACCGATGTGTTCCGGAATAACCGACAGCCGAGCGGCACGATGGCCTGGGCCATGGCCATCGTGCTGATTCCCTATGTGGGCGTGCCACTGTACATCCTGTTTGGCGGGCGCAAGTTTCGGATGGTACGCGAGCGCAAAGCGGACCTCTTCGACGCGGGTGCGGGCACACCGTCCGTGCCCATGGCGCCCCTGTGTCTGGCGGATCGCGTGCTGCGATCGGGCTCCATGCCCCCGCCGCGAGCCGGTCATCAGGTGGAGATTCATTTCAATGGCGAAACGGCGTTTCATGAACTGATCGCCCTGATGGAGCGCGCGAAGCACTCTATCCATGTTACGACTTTTATACTTGGACGGGACGAGGTGGGGCGGGCCATTGTGGACGTGCTCGCCCGCAAGGCCCAGGAAGGGGTGGAAGTTCGTCTGCTGCTGGACAGCCTGGGGTCCACGTGGACGCGGCGCGGTTTTGTGAAGCCCCTGCTTGAAGCGGGCGGCGCGGTGGGGCACTTTCTGCCCGTGCTGCCTGTGCGTCGCCGCTGGTCGGCCAACCTCCGCAACCACCGCAAGCTGGTGGTGGTGGACAACGCCTCGGCCATGGTGGGTGGCATGAATCTGAGTACGCTGTTCATGGGGCCCGAGCCGAGCCCCACCCGTTTTCGCGATGCAAGTGTCTTCCTGAGCGGGCCGGCCGTCTGCGACGTGCAGGACATCTTCCTGAATGATTGGCAGTATGCCACGGGCGTGGAGCAGGAGAGCATAGCGGTTTCTCTCCCGGCCTGCCCGGTGGAAGGTTCGAGCATTGTGCAGGTGGCCGCCAGTGGTCCGGATTGTCCCGACGACACGATGCACGATGCGCTGGTGAGCGCCATCGGCGGGGTGGAAGAGCGCGTCTGGATCGTGACGCCCTATTTCGTTCCCGATGAGCATCTTTTGAAAGCGCTGGCCCTTCAGGCGAGAATGGGGCGGGATGTCAGAATCGTCATCCCCAGGCGTTCCAATCATCGAATCGCCGATTGGGCGCGTCGTCCCTCCTTGCGGCGACTGCACGAAGCCGGTGCGCGGGTCTACGCGTATCCGAGGGGGATGATTCACACCAAGTTGTTGCTCTTCGACGCATCCCTCGCTGTTTCGGGCTCACCGAATCTGGATATGCGGAGCATGTATCTGAACTTCGAAATCGCGCTGTTTCATCACAGTGCGGACGAGATCCGGGCGATCGAAGGCTGGTTTGAAGGCATGTTTCCAGAATGCGAAACCTGGCTACCCAAGCCGCTCACCCTGGCGCGCGAATGGGCGGAAGGCATCTGCAGGCTTGTGTCGCCCTTGCTGTAG
- a CDS encoding class I SAM-dependent methyltransferase: MNFSRINKHTVLSSGLHDADIRPPALMNEFRRLSVRDAAAFFPIELREAVPCPGCGIDAPQPAFEKDAFTWVQCAECRSVYVSPRPSAALLDDFYAKSEASRFRKGQFADGSAAQRRHHQLRNNALWMAQLAEAQGLPPQSDYADFRTYIPALFEEVAALDFFGRLYSIEPQFGNNDSVAHVTSLHTAPPLDAISAFEKLEHQHAPGAFLGTLHERLKPGGLLFVTTRTSSGFDLQLLWDRAPYIFAPEHLNLLSIEGIERTLQRSGFELIELSTPGQLDVELVLQACSADPSIVLPPFVSELLARRDRFAHADFQAFLQKHRLSSHVRVAARKV, encoded by the coding sequence ATGAATTTCAGCCGCATCAACAAGCATACGGTCCTCTCCAGCGGCCTGCATGATGCCGATATACGCCCTCCCGCGCTCATGAACGAGTTTCGACGCCTTTCCGTCCGGGATGCCGCCGCCTTTTTTCCCATCGAACTTCGAGAAGCCGTGCCCTGCCCGGGATGTGGAATCGACGCGCCTCAGCCGGCCTTCGAAAAAGATGCCTTTACCTGGGTTCAATGTGCCGAATGCCGTTCGGTCTACGTCTCCCCCCGCCCCTCCGCGGCGCTACTTGACGATTTCTATGCGAAGTCCGAAGCCAGCCGCTTCCGAAAGGGCCAGTTTGCCGATGGGAGCGCCGCCCAGCGACGTCATCACCAGCTTCGCAACAACGCCCTGTGGATGGCTCAGTTGGCCGAAGCCCAGGGCCTGCCCCCGCAGTCCGATTATGCCGACTTCCGCACCTACATTCCCGCCCTGTTTGAGGAAGTGGCCGCGCTCGATTTCTTTGGCAGGCTCTACAGCATCGAGCCCCAGTTCGGGAACAACGATTCTGTCGCACACGTCACAAGCCTCCATACCGCGCCACCTCTGGATGCCATCAGCGCATTTGAGAAGCTGGAGCACCAGCACGCGCCCGGCGCCTTTCTCGGCACGCTTCACGAGCGGCTCAAGCCCGGCGGACTACTTTTCGTTACCACGCGCACAAGCTCCGGCTTCGACCTGCAGTTGCTGTGGGACAGGGCGCCCTATATCTTCGCGCCAGAGCACCTGAACCTCCTTTCCATCGAGGGTATCGAGCGGACACTACAACGGAGTGGCTTCGAACTGATAGAATTAAGCACCCCCGGCCAGTTGGATGTTGAGCTGGTGCTGCAGGCCTGCTCGGCCGATCCGAGCATCGTGCTGCCGCCCTTCGTCAGCGAACTGCTGGCCCGGCGCGACCGCTTCGCCCACGCGGACTTTCAGGCTTTTCTCCAGAAACACCGCCTGAGTTCCCACGTGCGGGTGGCGGCGCGAAAGGTTTAG
- the cysE gene encoding serine O-acetyltransferase — MELHTDEIWERVRAEATADAQCEPMLASFIYSIILNHTSLEDALSFQLAGKLESHTLTAVSLRDLIDEAFYNDSDIGAAIRADMVAVCDRDAACNKYSTPLLYFKGYQAIQAYRVAHYYWKQDRHDLALFLQSRISEVFGVDIHPAARIGRGILLDHATSVVIGETAVVEDNVSMLHEVTLGGTGKETGDRHPKVRQGVLIAAGAKILGNVEIGEGAKVGCGAVVLENVAPHTTVVGVPARPVGVTLSHSPALDMDHRIYYEDFEAGHGI; from the coding sequence ATGGAGCTGCATACAGACGAGATCTGGGAACGGGTTCGCGCGGAAGCCACGGCGGACGCCCAGTGCGAGCCCATGCTGGCCAGCTTCATCTACTCCATCATCCTCAATCACACGTCGCTGGAGGATGCCCTGAGCTTCCAACTTGCGGGCAAGCTGGAAAGCCACACCCTCACGGCGGTTTCGCTGCGCGACTTGATCGATGAAGCCTTTTACAACGATTCAGATATCGGCGCGGCCATCCGGGCCGACATGGTGGCCGTGTGTGATCGCGATGCGGCCTGCAACAAGTACTCCACGCCCCTGCTCTATTTCAAGGGCTATCAGGCCATCCAGGCCTATCGCGTGGCCCACTATTACTGGAAGCAGGATCGCCACGACTTGGCACTGTTTCTCCAGAGCCGGATTTCGGAGGTTTTCGGCGTGGATATCCACCCCGCCGCCCGGATCGGGCGGGGCATCCTGCTGGATCACGCCACGAGCGTCGTAATCGGCGAGACCGCCGTGGTGGAGGACAACGTCTCGATGCTCCACGAGGTCACGCTCGGCGGCACGGGCAAGGAGACGGGTGATCGCCATCCCAAGGTCCGTCAGGGCGTGCTTATCGCGGCAGGCGCCAAAATCCTCGGCAACGTGGAGATCGGCGAGGGCGCCAAAGTCGGCTGCGGCGCCGTGGTCCTCGAAAATGTGGCGCCCCATACCACGGTGGTGGGTGTCCCCGCGCGGCCCGTCGGCGTCACCCTCTCCCATTCACCGGCCCTCGACATGGATCACCGTATCTATTATGAGGATTTTGAGGCCGGGCACGGGATCTGA
- a CDS encoding pyrroline-5-carboxylate reductase, whose amino-acid sequence MISETLGFLGYGNMGAAILEGLIGLGTVDKTRALAYDPSPARCAEAERIGVTRAPSLSELVSRSGVVILAVKPQVMGAVLDEVKPALKPGTLVISIAAGISISFIQSRLATGTPVIRVMPNTPYLVHAGASGMAPSAECGAAQIEIAREIFASMGIAEVVEESAIDAITALSGSGPAYFFYMVECLVEAAVAQGLDRAMAERLAGQTLYGAGKLLKETGEAAGELRKKVTSPGGTTEAALNAFRAEGLEKTVGVAVSAAVKRSLELGA is encoded by the coding sequence TTGATTTCGGAAACCCTCGGATTTCTGGGTTATGGCAACATGGGCGCGGCCATCCTCGAAGGGCTCATCGGCCTGGGCACTGTGGACAAGACCCGCGCGCTGGCCTATGATCCCTCCCCCGCGCGCTGCGCGGAAGCCGAGCGCATCGGCGTGACCCGCGCCCCATCCCTCTCGGAGCTCGTCTCCCGTTCGGGCGTCGTCATTCTCGCGGTGAAGCCTCAGGTTATGGGGGCCGTGCTGGACGAAGTGAAACCCGCGCTTAAACCGGGCACGCTGGTAATTTCGATCGCGGCCGGAATCTCCATCTCCTTTATCCAGTCGCGACTGGCCACAGGCACACCCGTGATCCGCGTCATGCCCAACACCCCCTATCTGGTCCATGCCGGCGCTTCCGGCATGGCCCCCAGCGCGGAGTGCGGCGCCGCACAGATCGAGATCGCGCGCGAAATCTTCGCGTCCATGGGTATCGCCGAGGTGGTGGAAGAATCCGCCATCGACGCCATTACCGCCCTGAGCGGCAGCGGTCCGGCTTATTTCTTCTACATGGTGGAGTGTCTGGTGGAGGCGGCCGTGGCCCAGGGCCTGGATCGCGCCATGGCCGAGCGCCTGGCAGGCCAGACGCTCTACGGCGCGGGAAAGCTCCTGAAGGAAACGGGAGAAGCCGCCGGCGAACTTCGAAAGAAGGTAACGTCGCCCGGTGGAACTACTGAGGCCGCGTTGAACGCTTTCCGGGCCGAAGGTCTTGAAAAGACGGTCGGCGTGGCGGTGTCGGCGGCGGTGAAGCGTTCCCTGGAGTTGGGGGCGTAG